A window of Stenotrophomonas indicatrix genomic DNA:
GTCATCGTGGAAGCCGGCAAGCGCATCACCGCGCGCCACATCAAGCAGCTGGAAGCCTCGGGCATCGCCGCCCTGGCCGTGCCGGACGACTACATCGTCGGCCGCATCCTGTCGCACGACGTGGTCGATGCCTCCACCGGCGAACTGCTGGCCCAGGCCAACGACGAAATCACCGACGAACAGCTGCAGGCCTTCCGCAAGGCCGGCGTCGATGCCGTGGGCACCCTGTGGGTGAACGACCTGGATCGTGGCCCGTACCTGTCCAACACCCTGCGCATCGATCCGACCAAGACCCAGTTGGAAGCCCTGGTCGAGATCTACCGCATGATGCGTCCGGGCGAGCCGCCGACCAAGGATGCCGCGCAGAACCTGTTCCACAACCTGTTCTTCACTTTCGAGCGCTACGACCTGTCCGCAGTCGGCCGCATGAAGTTCAACCGTCGCGTGGGCCGCAAGGAAACCACCGGCGAAGCCGTGCTGTACGACCGCAAGTACTACGGCGAGCGCAACGACGAAGAGTCCAAGCGCCTGGTTGCCGCCCACGGCGACAGCTCGGACATCCTGGACGTGATCAAGGTCCTGACCGAGATCCGCAACGGTCGCGGCGTGGTCGATGACATCGATCACCTGGGCAACCGTCGCGTGCGTTCGGTCGGTGAAATGGCCGAGAACGTGTTCCGCGTGGGCCTGGTCCGCGTCGAGCGCGCGGTCAAGGAACGCCTGTCGATGGCCGAGTCGGAAGGCCTGACCCCGCAGGAGCTGATCAACGCCAAGCCGGTGGCTGCGGCGATCAAGGAATTCTTCGGCTCCTCGCAGCTGTCGCAGTTCATGGATCAGAACAACCCGCTGTCGGAAGTCACGCACAAGCGTCGCGTCTCGGCCCTGGGCCCGGGCGGCCTGACCCGTGAGCGCGCCGGCTTCGAAGTGCGCGACGTGCACCCGACCCATTACGGCCGCGTCTGCACCATCGAAACGCCGGAAGGCCCGAACATCGGCCTGATCAACTCGCTGGCCGTGTACGCCCGCACCAACCAGTACGGTTTCCTCGAGACCCCGTACCGCAAGGTCGTGGACGGCAAGGTCTTCGACGAAGTCGAGTTCCTGTCGGCCATCGAAGAAAACGAGTACGTCATCGCCCAGGCCAACGCCCTGACCGATGCCAACAGCGTGCTGACCGAGCAGTTCGTCCCCTGCCGTTACCAAGGCGAATCGCTGCTGAAGCCGCCGGCGGAAGTCCACTTCATGGACGTCTCGCCGATGCAGACCGTGTCGATCGCGGCCGCGCTGGTTCCGTTCCTGGAGCACGATGACGCCAACCGCGCACTGATGGGCGCCAACATGCAGCGTCAGGCCGTGCCGACCCTGCGTGCGCAGAAGCCGCTGGTCGGTACCGGCATCGAGCGCGCCGTGGCGCGTGACTCGGGCGTGACCGTGAACGCCCGTCGTGGTGGTGAGATCGTACAGATCGACGCCGCCCGCATCGTGGTCAAGGTCAATGAAGCCGAGATCACCGACGCGTCCGACGCCGGCGTGGACATCTACAACCTGATCAAGTACACCCGCTCCAACCAGAACACCTGCATCAACCAGCGTCCGCTGGTGGAAGTGGGCAACGTGGTGGCGCGTGGCGACGTGCTGGCCGATGGTCCGTCCACCGACATCGGTGAACTGGCCCTGGGCCAGAACATGCTGATCGCCTTCATGCCGTGGAACGGCTACAACTTCGAAGACTCCATCCTGCTCTCCGAGCGCGTGGTGGAAGAGGATCGCTACACCACGATCCACATCGAAGAGCTGACCTGCGTTGCGCGTGACACCAAGCTGGGGCCGGAGGAAATCTCGGCCGACATCCCGAACGTTTCCGAGCAGGCGCTGAACCGTCTGGACGAAAGCGGCGTGGTGTACATCGGTGCCGAAGTCCGCGCCGGCGACATCATGGTCGGCAAGGTCACCCCGAAGGGCGAAAGCCAGCTGACCCCGGAAGAGAAGCTGCTGCGCGCGATCTTCGGCGAGAAGGCTTCGGACGTGAAGGACAGCTCGCTGCGCGTGCCGCCGGGCATGGACGGCACCGTCATCGACGTGCAGGTCTTCACCCGCGACGGCATCGAGAAGGACAAGCGCGCCCGTCAGATCGAAGAGTCTGAAATCAAGCGCGTCAAGAAGGACTTCGACGACCAGTTCCGCATCCTGGAAGCAGCCATCTATGCCCGTCTGCGTTCGCAGATCGTCGGCAAGGTGGTCAACGGTGGCGCCGGCCTGAAGAAGGGCGACGTCATCTCCGACGCCTACCTGGATGGCCTGAAGAAGGCCGACTGGTTCGTGCTGCGCATGAAGGACGAGGACGCCGCCGAAGCCATCGA
This region includes:
- the rpoB gene encoding DNA-directed RNA polymerase subunit beta; this translates as MTSYSFTEKKRIRKDFGKQRSILEVPFLLAIQVDSYREFLQENVDPAKRTDHGLHAALKSVFPIASYSGNAALEYVGYKLGDPVFDERECRQRGMSYGAPLRVTVRLVIYDRESSTKAIKYVKEQEVYLGEIPLMTDNGTFIVNGTERVIVSQLHRSPGVFFDHDRGKTHSSGKLLYSARIIPYRGSWLDFEFDPKDALFTRIDRRRKLPVSILLRALGYSNEEMLAEFFEINTFHINPDEGVQLELVPERLRGETLGFDLADGDKVIVEAGKRITARHIKQLEASGIAALAVPDDYIVGRILSHDVVDASTGELLAQANDEITDEQLQAFRKAGVDAVGTLWVNDLDRGPYLSNTLRIDPTKTQLEALVEIYRMMRPGEPPTKDAAQNLFHNLFFTFERYDLSAVGRMKFNRRVGRKETTGEAVLYDRKYYGERNDEESKRLVAAHGDSSDILDVIKVLTEIRNGRGVVDDIDHLGNRRVRSVGEMAENVFRVGLVRVERAVKERLSMAESEGLTPQELINAKPVAAAIKEFFGSSQLSQFMDQNNPLSEVTHKRRVSALGPGGLTRERAGFEVRDVHPTHYGRVCTIETPEGPNIGLINSLAVYARTNQYGFLETPYRKVVDGKVFDEVEFLSAIEENEYVIAQANALTDANSVLTEQFVPCRYQGESLLKPPAEVHFMDVSPMQTVSIAAALVPFLEHDDANRALMGANMQRQAVPTLRAQKPLVGTGIERAVARDSGVTVNARRGGEIVQIDAARIVVKVNEAEITDASDAGVDIYNLIKYTRSNQNTCINQRPLVEVGNVVARGDVLADGPSTDIGELALGQNMLIAFMPWNGYNFEDSILLSERVVEEDRYTTIHIEELTCVARDTKLGPEEISADIPNVSEQALNRLDESGVVYIGAEVRAGDIMVGKVTPKGESQLTPEEKLLRAIFGEKASDVKDSSLRVPPGMDGTVIDVQVFTRDGIEKDKRARQIEESEIKRVKKDFDDQFRILEAAIYARLRSQIVGKVVNGGAGLKKGDVISDAYLDGLKKADWFVLRMKDEDAAEAIERAQKQIQAHEKEFERRFADKRGKITAGDDLAPGVLKMVKVFLAVKRRIQPGDKMAGRHGNKGVVSNVVPVEDMPYMASGETVDIVLNPLGVPSRMNIGQILEVHLGWAAKGLGRKIQAMLEAQAAVADLRKFLDDIYNHDDTNVANRVDLSQFSDEELLRLARNLFDGVPMATPVFDGATEAEIKRMLELADLPSSGQTQLYDGRTGEAFDRHTTVGYMHYLKLNHLVDDKMHARSTGPYSLVTQQPLGGKAQFGGQRFGEMEVWALEAYGAAYTLQEMLTVKSDDVQGRNQMYKNIVDGEHEMVAGMPESFNVLVKEIRSLAINMELEDN